The Macadamia integrifolia cultivar HAES 741 chromosome 3, SCU_Mint_v3, whole genome shotgun sequence genome segment CTTATGTGGTTGATTCACTTCATGTTAATTTAACATACCTAGATTCAATTCATGTTAATAATGGTtttcataacttagaatttattaaaaaccattgactatctTTAGATtgtatttaaaaatcacaactttgacactCATGGTGAAGATggtattttatgtaaatattggtttctaacataAACGATTCTGTTAAGAGTCATACaggtttttatttctttcaagttacaaaattaattttttttatggttattATATCACATTTAAGACGCAGAAttactccaaaaaaataaaaatgcaaaaaaatgtGTGagacccaaaatcaagtttaaaaaatagaatcatTCAGAATCTAACAAACTAGAAAAGCTTAACCggatttgccttttttttcatTACCTTCATTTACCCCAAAATGTTTGGCTGAGAAAAATGGGTACTTGcaattatttttcataaataaatacaaatattaaTGTTAAAATAAATGGGTTGGAAAACTTACCCAGCCAAATTTATTAAATGCAATCATTATTATATGTTGATGTGACAATCAACTTTTTCGAACTGTTATCACATCCAAAGACTGTCAAATACAAAAGGtttattttatatctatttttcgTATATTTTTGTTTCCTCTTTGCCATAGAAGATCATtccgcctctctctctctctctctctctctctctctctctctctctctcatcaatttCCATTTTCCTAAAGATTACgtatttcattattttcattcaatccCTTGCCAACTTAACCCACATTAAATGTGACGCACCATCCACTCTTTTTTATCCATCAAACAAACGGGCCTTCCAAAATTGAAGGTTTCATGAGAGtttggatcaagtcctcgtatgaGAACAAATATCGTATGGTGTCTGATCCACACTTGAAATTCACTCAatgtaaaagaataaaaggagagagagatcgaaTAGATTCCATGAGTGGATCAGGCATCatatgagaatggttcttgtaCAAGGACTTGATTCGAACTCGTTTCATGATTGAAGAGCATTGAAAATCAACTAAATATGGTATCCCGGGCTGgcttagtgtttttttttttttttttttttggctttcaaAGGTTCCCTAGGGCTTGCCTGTCTCAACTTCTTCTCCACTTCCACTCTTAAAGACTCTGCTTCCTAATCCAACGGTCTCCCTATCAATACCATGATAGAGTATTATAACTTTAGCATGATTCCTaggttattaatttatttatttggtagaGATTCTTAGGTTATCACATTCACAATACAACGACTTTAGGAACTTGTTAGGTTAAAAAGTGAAgggaaatcaaataaaaagttGGGAAAGGGTTCTCAAGCAAGCCGCACAGGGGAAGCATATCAATGAGGAGTGCCGAAACATTTCTTGCATAGGAAAGAGgccatttcatgtgaggagaggAGGGTGCTAGTATACTTTTTGTGATCAGTTCAAAcaaattttcccttaagaaGTTTTACCATTgggtagaattttattttaaaagcaTGTAAATTGAGTTAAGCATTGTCTGGATTTCATGGATCtgtgaaaaaaaggaaatattgGATTCCCCATTGTAAGCCAATAAGCTCTTGATTAttgcttaaaaaaataattttcctaGAGGAGAAGCTGCCCCCAAAGACACTGAAATAGTACGCTCCTCACAGATCAAGGACACTATTACAAGGATCCAACTGAAGCTTCAGTTGAGTCCCAAAGAGATGATTCTTACAATCtgcaactattttttttttacctattgGTCAGCAGATTTAATTAATAtctagaaaaggaaagaaaaagaatgtatATCAAAGATATCCAAAGGCGAAATGATAtctcaaagaaataaaatacaagGAAGGTttccctccacctttggcattaaGATCAGCAGGAAGGAAACTCAACCCAAAAGAAAACTACTCAAGAAAGCAGATCAACCAAATCTATATCTAGGTCTCTCATCCAAGTCCCATATAAAGATTTCAGTAATAAACGGAGGAGCAAATTATCAAGATTCAGAAGCATAAGATTTAGCAGCTTTCTTCGCTAGTACCACATTCATCTCTACTGTCGTGGATTTTCTGGCTAAGGAAGCTGCTAAAACTGGGACATCTTCTGATGATGCTTCTCTGCCTCTTCACATCAGGCATGAGTTAGCTATTGACGAAGCAGGCCATACTCATTTAGATTTTTGAGATAGCGGTTGTGagtctctgctgatggcaatgccaaaggtggaggctCACTTCAGGCTCTTGTATTATatttcattcttcatttttctaatattttagtACAATCTGaccttctagcgaaaaaaaaaaccacgtTCATCTTCCGACAGCAATGAGATAATCTCCATGTCATCTCTTCAAGAGACGGTTTGTAAAATCGCCATTTTTGCAAAAACAATCTAGGAATAGCTTATTTCTAATACAATTAACCACCGCGGACGAATCACATTCCACCCAAATTTTAGTTAAACCCAACTCTTGTGTATATCAAAGAGCTTTAGAGAAAGCAAAAAGTTCAGCAAAATAATTTGAAGCAATACCCACATATGAACTGATACTTTTTAGTTGATCACCAGAAGAGTCCTTGAAAATTCCTCTAGCCCCTGCATGACCTCGATTACCCAAGGAGCTACTATCAATATTGATTTCAACCCAATAAAAAATTGGTTTACGCCAAATCACTTCATGTATGCGAGGCACTTTTGAAAGGGATACAtgacaatttattttttttgtaattaaaaGCTCCTTAATGTACAACATTCTGCAGTTGCCGAGGGTGGAGTCTGCATGTTGTTCGACTGGTCTCGGCTGTGTCCATTCTTTGAtgtattttttccttctattttaataaaattattctttttgacaaaaataaattatcctttcaacataaaaaataaataaataaatatacaactTTCTTAGATATATCAGCAAAAGTGGATCTTTTATTTATAGATAAAATAACAGCTGCATCCATAGTTACGGTCATGTCAAAACAAAGCTAATTTGCCCAGCAATTGAAATCAACTGAAACAAATCATTATACTCTGCTGTCAAAGGAGATTTTAGGTGATCGAGAGTCTGCGCAAACACGTCTTCACAAGTCCCAGCATTAGTCAACGTGGCACTCACTTGGCTACTAGCTTCCTTGTAATTCTTAGATTTGAAGGCTTCAATTGCATGATTTGTAGAAAGCTGTACGTCGGCGTAACGCTCGTCACAACTCTGTATGCAACGCTTAAAAACTGGACCGGATTTTGTATCA includes the following:
- the LOC122074744 gene encoding putative invertase inhibitor is translated as MRQSFFSSPIFFFLAILFLAKVDADIVNETCQKASQVDKELQYDFCVAALGKDPKSHSADLQGLGIISMELMKEKATKIGSHIKEILNDTKSGPVFKRCIQSCDERYADVQLSTNHAIEAFKSKNYKEASSQVSATLTNAGTCEDVFAQTLDHLKSPLTAEYNDLFQLISIAGQISFVLT